The sequence below is a genomic window from Allocoleopsis franciscana PCC 7113.
GGCAATTTAGCGCTCCAACTTCTGCCAATCTCTTGAGAATTGATCAAGTGGATGCCCCAGAGATTGGACGCTTTGCTCTAGCGCAAACGACTCTGGCTGATTTTGAATTCTTAGATATTAATGCTTACCCAGCGCGCTCGGAATCCACGAGAATTACGCTAGATGCGGTAGGGGTTGACCCTCGACGGATAGCTATCCGCTATCGCTATGGTCAATTCCCGGAAGGGGTCGCCAACACTTGGCAAGTCAAGATCTATGGAGCCTCGGCTGATTTTCAACCAGCGGTTAACCCCTCGGCGATCGTCCTCACGTTTGATCCGCGAATCGCCGGCGCGATTCCCTTGGAAGAAAAAGGGATTCCTTTGGGCGTGGCGACTCTGGATGAAGCGGGTTTGATTGACGAAGACCAACTTCCGACCACGGGCTTGGCGGAATTGGTCGCCGCCAACATGGAAGCGACGGATAGTTTAGCTGACCAAGTAGAACTTTTAATGGCGCCTTTCTTAACCCAAGCGGTTAGAGAGCAGCTTATCCAATTAGTAACTGACGAAATGGCTATTCAAAACGCGATAGGAAATGTGCTTCGGTCGGGGATTCAATTTATTCTCGGCTCCGATGCCCCAGGCGATACTTACTTTAGATCGGCTTCCGGCCCGTTGGCTCGGTTGGGAATTGGGAGTAATGGTCAAGCTCTGGTCGTGAATGCTGGATTGCCAGCTTGGGGGACAATTTCTAGCCTGAATTGGTCGGTGATTACGGGCACGAGTCAGGCTGCTGCAATCAACAGTGGCTATATCGTCAACGCTGCCACTCTTTCAACGATTACTCTTCCCGCTACGGCGGCGGTTGGGAGTGTAATCCAAATTGTCGGCGTCGGCGCTGGCGGTTGGCGGCTAGCTCAAGCCGCTGGTCAGCAAATTGTATTTGGCAATGTTTCCAATACCGCTGGAACGGCTGGTCAATTGAACTCTACCCATCAGCGTGATTGTATCCGGTTGGTCAACATCATTGCCGATACTACATGGCAGGTGACATCGAGCATCGGCAATATTGATGTGATATGACTCGCCAAAATGCGACTAACAATTATGTTGATTCTCAAATCGCAACGATTAATTCGCGATTAACTGCTGTGGAGCCGGCAGCGGCTCCAACCACTGACATCCGCATTAATTGTGGAGCAAGCATTGATTATGTGGCGGCAGACGGGAAGACTTGGCTCAAAGATAACTACTTTACCTTTGGAAATGCTGACGCTTCGTATTTGGGAGTGATTGGCGCGACCTATGATTTCGTATTGTTTAACTACAGTCGGAGCGGCGGCGCTGGCGGATTTAACTATAAATTCTCTGTTCCCAACGGAAATTACAAAGTAGAGCTAGGATTTAGTGAAAATTTCCATACTTCCGTAAACTCTCGAAAGTTCCATGTTGATATTGAGGGAGTCAGAGTTTTAACTGATTTTGATATCCGTGCTCAAGCTGGCGCTCGATATTCCGCTATTAAAAGAACTTTTACAACCACGGTTTCGGATGGCGAGTTAAATATACAGTTCACTCCGACCGTGGACGGGGCACAAATCAACAATATTCGAGTTTATTCTATTTAAAATGGCTATTAATATTGTGTTAATAGAAAAAGATGATAATGTTCGTTCTAACTGGAGGGAGCTATTACAACTTTTTAGTTATCAAGTTAGCACCGCTCATTCTTTAGAAAAAGTAAAATCAATTAACGAATTGATTCCTATTTATTTTGACCATATTGATGTGGTGGTGGCTGACACAGACTTGGTCGGTATGGACGCACTGAAGCTTAAACAGCTCCTTAACAACGACTATGCAAGGATTCCGTTGATTCTCACGTCTGCAAGCAACGTGCCTGAGTGGACACTTGACCGGGATGAATTGGGTGCTGTGGCTTTCTTGAGAAAACCGTTCGAGAATAGCATCTTGCTGGAATATGTCAGCAAGGCACTAAAGATTAAATCTCTATTTGAACAAGATTTGGATTCATCAAGAGCTATCGCCAAGCTCTTAATTACTCAACCGAACGAATTGCCAGTAGAGATTGCTTTGAAGCGCTCCTATACAATGGGGCGCTATCGAAGTAGTGATGAGTTTCACGCGGATATTCGGCTAAATTCTCCGAGTGCCAGCCGTAAACATTGTTTTCTCATCCGTATCTATAAGGGTAAAGACTCGTACTATAAACTGATTGATTTTAGTAGTAACGGAATTCTGATCAATGGGCGACGAATGCCCAAAATGGCTCGATTGAATCACAATGATGAGATTGAGCTTTATCCTGAGTGCCGAGCAACCTATACTGAAATTGCTCGTGAGAGCAATGACTTGGATGTCACGCTGACAAATAAGGATGATTAGCGATGAGGCAGCAGCTAGTTGAGAATTGGCAAATTAAGCGTATGAACCAGCTATTTCATGAGGAGCATCTAACTCGTGTGACAATCGCCAAGCGACTGGGCATCTCGCGAACCACCGTGAGAACTTACTTGATGTCCCTTGAGCAATGGAAGGAAAGACGCAAGCAGCTAGGGTGAGACCAGACTTACTCAGTTTTCTCCACGGTAAAACCCTACAGGCATTGTCCTTTAAGGATTACAACTTAATCCAACTCAAATGAAGTTTGAAGCGATCGCCTCATCGCCCGGTTCAGTCTTTCAGAGTGGTTTTATGAAAAATGTCCTTCTTTTTCTGCCGGGATGGCGTCAATCCGATCTGAATTTTCAAATGAATTTAACGGCCTATTACAACTTGTAACACCCCCCCGGCGCGAGAAAGTTGTAGTATGCCCGCCGGCTTCCGCCAGTAAATCACCTAACGATACATTGAGCGGCTGGCAGAGTGGGGGAAGCATAGCGGTAGGGGCAGAATGAGCGCCGGATAAACGCCTGTATTCCGACCGTCTAGAGCTCATGGTGCAGAGTTTGGCGCGTGGCTGGTAGATGTTACATCGATACAACCAAACCTTGGGTTTTGCCCCATAGGTGAAGAAACGGGATGAGATGCGATGGAAGCCGACCTCTCCCACTTTGATCGTGTTATAGCCGCCTAGCCCCTTCTCAGACAGATAGTAGGAACCATCGACAGATGATCGTAGATTTACGTCTTCTGAAGGCTCTACGGCTCCCCCATCGTGGTGGAGACAATCAGCGGCTAACTTGTACTCTGACTTTGATTGCACGACCTGGCGTCTATCCACGTTCATCAGAGCCAGGTGCCGACGAACGGTGCGATCTGCGATGCCCCTCTCATTCGCGATCGTTTGTTGGGAGACACCGAAGGGGATAAACCCCCTCGATGTCCAAACCCGCCGCTTGCCAATGTGAATGACACAACGGATGCTCCCCTTGGCATGATTATCGGAGAGCCGCTGTGCTTCTTCACTTGGGAAAAAGGCGTCGGGCTGAGGAAGCTTGTAAATTTTCCGAGCTGGTCCCGGAAGTTTGCGCCAAGCGGCAAAACGAGAGAGTTGCTGCAACCTTTGAGTTGTGGCGACGGTGGCAGCAGCCCTCAATTTTTGTAATGTTAAAATCTCGTGTAGGCCAACCTCTGAGGGTGTACCCCATGGAGCGTGCCTCTGTTTGCCGCTGTCTGAATCAGATATCAGGTCACGGCAAACAGCAAATAATCCCCCTAGTGCGACCCGTAATTTTCCCCGCTGGCACTTCCACCAGCGGAAGGCTCCAGCGGCTTTCCCCTCGCGAAGCCATTGATAAATGGATGATGGGGCAGCTTCTAGCAATTGGGAGATGGTAAGAATTGGGAGTCGCAAATAGCCAGACCCATCTTGGTCGAAGGCGCGGCAAAAATACCAAAGTCTAACCCATGGTCGCCCCTTCTCTACAATGCGCGAGTGTATCCTCACTGTGAAGCGTGAGAGGATGTCGGCTGATAGAGATAGATAGGGTAGAGCTAGAAGTTGATACACGTTTCATTTTGCTTGCCCCCCCGGTTTGTTAAATCTCGATCGGATAACGATCGATCATCAAAATAATTTGTTACAGTCAGTGAACATTTTTATATGTGGTTTTCCCCTGGTTGGGGGAAGCGGGATGGCTTCAGTCGCTCGTTTGTCGTTTCCAGGGGGGACAATTTCTTGAAAATTTGGAAAAAACTCGAACGACTGAAACACTTGCGGAGACCCGACTCCAAAAAAACAAATCGGGAACTCGTCCGTAGGACGAGTTCCCTCTAAATCGGTTCTACTCGTTCGTAGTTTTTTGGAGTTAATGGTAACGCTTTCTTCGCCGCCATGCTTCCGGGATTTCCCGGAGATTTGTGAACTCGCTTTGCTCACTCGCCTCAATTGCCAGTTGAGAGTGGCAAACTTGAACCCCTCAAGTAAGGTGTGAGTGTGGGAGCTGGCGATGACTGTGTGGCTCCCCCCCTCGAAGAAATCTTCAGGGCTGATGAATCGAACGCGATCGCCTGGATTAAATGCCGGGGGTGGGTAGTCGATGGGTTTACAGTAAATCATTCAACCTTCCCCGTTTAAAACTTTCTCGACGGCTATAGATGCTGATTTAGTGCTTTGGTAAGTTGCAACCATCCGATCCATCTCCTCAATAGATAGAATGATTCTTTGAGTTTGTGTCCCATGAGGGAACTCAACGGTTTGGGTTTGTAAGAAGTAGAGATTCCCATCCACTCCTCTTATAAGTTCCAGACTGTTATGAACTGGGACGATCATTCCTTCCTCTTTCATTGAGTCGCTCCTTTGAACATCTTCTCGATCGCCCCTGGCCTAAACCAGTCGGGCAAGGTCACGGGCATGTCCTCCACCAATTCGCCGGCTTCGTTTTTAAATCCGTTGAGTGTGCCCTTGAAAGTTGGGTTGTAATCATTGTCAGCGTTAAGCAGGAGGTGAAGGGTTCCACGCTCTCTTGCTTTAGCCATCCCCCCACCTTTGCCCATGCCCTCATTGGTCACGCTGTGAGTAATGGCAATCAGCCCATAAGCCGCTTTCCTCGGCGCTGATAACGCAAACTTCATAAAGCTCTTGGCGATGTCGGCGCACTCTGCATAATCCCCATAAGTGGTCAGCTCGTCAAAAATTAAAGTCTCAACGGCGAAGTTATCCTCGTCTCGAATTTCAATCCCTTCTAAAAATCGCTCCAAGCCATCCCGTAAACTCTCACCATTCTTATTGGAGCCATAAGCCTCGAATTCTAGCGGCTGGAGAATGCTCCAAGCTTTGCTTTTATTCTGGTGGTAGTCCGTATCTACAACCCAGCCGAGCTTGTGCCCCTTGAGTTGGTATCGGATATAAGCGACCAGGGCAGCGGTGTAACTTTTGAATGAACCCTGTTCACCCTCGATTATCAAAATTTTGCGGGTAGTGCACAGGGTGTGCAACCAACCCCCTTCATGCTCCTTGAGTTTCTCAATCAGCTCAGCCTTTGCCGCTTCATCTCCAGTCGGTTCATTCGCCCCGGTGTCTTTTTTCTTGGCTGGCTTATTCAGCTTTGCCGCCTCAGATTTGTGCTTAGCTTCCTTCTCGGCTTGCTCGGCGGCCTGAGCTTGGAGCGTGGCTAGATGCAAATCAAACTGAGCTTGGTCTAAGCGCTCACCTTTGGCGTAACGCTCGGCGGCAAGTTGACGTTCGCCGGGAGTCATCAGATCTAACATCGCCTGCCCATGGTCGCGGCTCATCATCTCTTTAATGAACTCGCTCTCGTTGTGCTGGCGCTGGGTATCGAGCGTAATGTCCAGCTCGTGGGATAACGCTCTCTTATAGAGTTCCTTCCTCCGGCTCCAGATGAAAGCGTCTAAATGATCGTCGAGTTGGTTGGTCGCTGACTTGAAAAAGGCAAACGCCGCTCCGAGGAACCCAGCGCTGGCAAGTCCGTACAAACCCGCATACGGGTTTTGAGCCGGGATGGTCTTGAGAATACTCACTTTAGATGCGAACTGCTGATTCTGCTCAGCTTCCATCGCCACGCGCCAGGTGATGCCCCGGCGAATCTTTTCTCCAGTGCAATAGTCATGTTGCTCTGGGTGAGTCAGGTTAGGCGGGTTGAAACAGAATAGGGTGTAGTCAAATCGGCTCCCTTCCATGGAAAAAGCAGGGATTAACAAAGACGCGGCTGTAACGATGAAAAACCCAGACGCCAGCGTGTTACGTCTGAGTTTACGGGAAACTTCGAGCTTTAATGATTCTAGGTTGTTCATTTCCAAGGACTCCTCAAACCTTTGACGAAGCCAAATAACAGAACCATGCCGACTGAGGCGAGCACCACGGGCACGAATAGCGGGGGAAGGAAGTTCTCCACCTGGGGGCGCTCGTAGTTGTGAATCTCGGTGTAAACAGCGTTGAACGCCTCAATGGTCGCCTCTAAATCATTGGCGATTTTATAAATACTGATCGTGACAATTGCCACTGATGACGTGAATTTGATGATGGTGATAATAGGTCTGTTCATTATCTTTAAACTCCATCCCTCCTCTGTTTTTTGAAAGTTGATTTCGGTCAGCCCACTTAAACTCGGAATCCACGCCACAAAAAGACATAACCAGGTTGTAAAAACCTGGGTGACTGCAAACTGGAATAACAAGAGAGCGAGTGAAGCGCTAGCGACTTGGCAAGATGCAAAAAACAGCATCTCTTCAATTAACTGTCTCGTTTGGATTTTGGCCTTTTGTGTGTGAATATATTCCTTTACAAACGTCTCTGTTAAAGTGTCTGGCTGAGGCTTTTCTTGTTGTATTTCTTCGTCAATTCCTGGTATCATGAACTCGGTTTCCATAAAGTATATGAGTTAAGCCCTCCGAGCATTGATGACCTGCTCGGAGGGCTTT
It includes:
- a CDS encoding malectin domain-containing carbohydrate-binding protein codes for the protein MTRQNATNNYVDSQIATINSRLTAVEPAAAPTTDIRINCGASIDYVAADGKTWLKDNYFTFGNADASYLGVIGATYDFVLFNYSRSGGAGGFNYKFSVPNGNYKVELGFSENFHTSVNSRKFHVDIEGVRVLTDFDIRAQAGARYSAIKRTFTTTVSDGELNIQFTPTVDGAQINNIRVYSI
- a CDS encoding FHA domain-containing protein — protein: MAINIVLIEKDDNVRSNWRELLQLFSYQVSTAHSLEKVKSINELIPIYFDHIDVVVADTDLVGMDALKLKQLLNNDYARIPLILTSASNVPEWTLDRDELGAVAFLRKPFENSILLEYVSKALKIKSLFEQDLDSSRAIAKLLITQPNELPVEIALKRSYTMGRYRSSDEFHADIRLNSPSASRKHCFLIRIYKGKDSYYKLIDFSSNGILINGRRMPKMARLNHNDEIELYPECRATYTEIARESNDLDVTLTNKDD
- a CDS encoding HTH domain-containing protein — its product is MRQQLVENWQIKRMNQLFHEEHLTRVTIAKRLGISRTTVRTYLMSLEQWKERRKQLG